One genomic region from Vanacampus margaritifer isolate UIUO_Vmar chromosome 2, RoL_Vmar_1.0, whole genome shotgun sequence encodes:
- the abi3a gene encoding ABI family, member 3a isoform X1, which produces MKADELKEEVVKILNEAPKSRQLLLENYNNFMKVADYCCENYVQSGDDASKALEETKTLTAQSLASIAYQINTLATNVLGLLDAQTQQLRHMESSINLIGQTVEMHREKVSRKEIGIFTAVRRVPRGPKISTPATPPQPRPPYSRRPISYQQLDHVGHGVKLTGKAGERAGSIRKPGSSIRSSKPGAEGLKCSVAPSGGSSTFGKPVAPPTVPPLWQAPPESDVLTTLLDDAPPLPPDSSEMPVAPPAPLDSAMPMAPPSPPDSSEMPMAPPPPPPPPLPDSPEMPMAPPPLLDSAIAMAPPSPPDSSEMPVAPPSLPDSVMPVAPPPPPLPTSETLTTTIVLPLTPPPGLETVLEESSLPPPSPPPPDHDHAFPLPSNDEPELPDPPPTTQEVDAGGGAARPPPARSVSLRVRSGPASRRRQSRSLFLPAVQSLLIPPPPPYPPPRAPPQLSSSSSSSSHGLSLPARLEHLDLELPALPPPPPPPSDDFTAAEDLSDAPPHYLDKVVVLYRYEEAKPGDLSMAEGDVVYVTHRHDNGWYEGVLRGQRGFFPNNYVQSCGEAQAPPP; this is translated from the exons ATGAAGGCGGACGAGTTGAAAGAAGAAGTGGTGAAAATCCTCAACGAGGCTCCCAAATCCAGGCAACTTCTTTTGGAGAACTACAACAACTTCATGAAGGTGGCAGATTACTGCTGCGAAAACTACGTCCAG TCGGGGGACGACGCGTCCAAAGCGTTGGAAGAGACCAAGACGCTGACTGCCCAATCGCTGGCCAGCATCGCCTACCAAATTAACACGTTAGCCACCAACGTGCTGGGTCTGCTGGACGCGCAGACCCAGCAGCTTCGCCACATGGAGTCGTCCATCAACCTCATCGGGCAG ACGGTGGAAATGCATCGTGAGAAAGTTTCCCGCAAAGAAATTGGCATCTTCACGGCAGTGCGCCGCGTCCCCCGCGGGCCCAAGATCTCCACCCCCGCCACACCACCGCAGCCGCGCCCCCCTTACAGCCGCCGACCAATCAGCTACCAGCAGCTGGACCACGTGGGTCACGGCGTCAAG CTGACTGGGAAAGCGGGCGAGAGAGCCGGAAGCATCCGGAAGCCGGGCTCATCCatcag GTCTAGCAAACCTGGAGCAGAAGGCCTCAAGTGTTCAGTGGCGCCCTCTGGTGGCAG CTCCACTTTTGGGAAACCTGTGGCTCCGCCCACCGTGCCTCCCCTCTGGCAAGCTCCACCTGAGAGTGATGTCCTCACCACACTTCTTGATGACGCCCCACCCCTTCCGCCTGATTCCTCGGAGATGCCCGTGGCTCCGCCCGCTCCGTTGGACTCTGCCATGCCGATGGCGCCGCCCTCTCCACCTGATTCCTCAGAGATGCCCATGGCTCCgccccctccacccccacctCCTCTCCCTGATTCCCCAGAGATGCCCATGGCTCCGCCCCCTCTGCTGGATTCTGCAATCGCGATGGCTCCTCCCTCTCCGCCTGATTCCTCCGAGATGCCTGTAGCTCCGCCCTCTCTGCCTGACTCTGTAATGCCTGTGGCTCCGccccctccacctcttcctacCTCAGAGACTCTGACCACTACCATTGTTCTGCCTCTGACTCCACCCCCAGGTCTCGAGACAG TGCTGGAGGAGAGCAGCCTACCACCGCCGTCTCCCCCACCCCCAGACCACGACCACGCCTTTCCTCTGCCATCCAATGACGAGCCAGAGCTTCCGGACCCTCCTCCAACAACCCAGGAAGTAGACG CCGGCGGGGGGGCCGCGCGGCCGCCCCCCGCCCGCTCTGTGTCGCTGAGGGTCCGCTCGGGCCCCGCTTCCCGCCGCCGCCAAAGCCGCTCCCTCTTCCTGCCGGCCGTCCAATCAC TGCTCatcccgccgcctcctccttaTCCTCCCCCGCGGGCCCCGCCTCAGCtttcttcctcatcctcctcttcctcgcacGGACTCAGCCTGCCCGCTCGTCTGGAGCATCTGG ATCTGGAGCTGCCGGCCCTcccgccgccaccgccacccCCGTCAGATGATTTCACAGCAGCGGAAGATCTCAGTGACGCCCCCCCACATTACCTGGACAAAG TGGTGGTGCTGTACCGCTACGAGGAAGCCAAGCCTGGCGACCTGTCCATGGCGGAGGGTGACGTCGTCTACGTGACTCATCGCCATGACAACGGCTGGTACGAGGGCGTCCTGCGTGGCCAACGGGGGTTCTTCCCCAACAATTACGTCCAGTCCTGTGGCGAGGCTCAAGCTCCGCCACCGTGA
- the abi3a gene encoding ABI family, member 3a isoform X2, with translation MKADELKEEVVKILNEAPKSRQLLLENYNNFMKVADYCCENYVQSGDDASKALEETKTLTAQSLASIAYQINTLATNVLGLLDAQTQQLRHMESSINLIGQTVEMHREKVSRKEIGIFTAVRRVPRGPKISTPATPPQPRPPYSRRPISYQQLDHVGHGVKLTGKAGERAGSIRKPGSSIRSSKPGAEGLKCSVAPSGGSSTFGKPVAPPTVPPLWQAPPESDVLTTLLDDAPPLPPDSSEMPVAPPAPLDSAMPMAPPSPPDSSEMPMAPPPPPPPPLPDSPEMPMAPPPLLDSAIAMAPPSPPDSSEMPVAPPSLPDSVMPVAPPPPPLPTSETLTTTIVLPLTPPPGLETVLEESSLPPPSPPPPDHDHAFPLPSNDEPELPDPPPTTQEVDDLELPALPPPPPPPSDDFTAAEDLSDAPPHYLDKVVVLYRYEEAKPGDLSMAEGDVVYVTHRHDNGWYEGVLRGQRGFFPNNYVQSCGEAQAPPP, from the exons ATGAAGGCGGACGAGTTGAAAGAAGAAGTGGTGAAAATCCTCAACGAGGCTCCCAAATCCAGGCAACTTCTTTTGGAGAACTACAACAACTTCATGAAGGTGGCAGATTACTGCTGCGAAAACTACGTCCAG TCGGGGGACGACGCGTCCAAAGCGTTGGAAGAGACCAAGACGCTGACTGCCCAATCGCTGGCCAGCATCGCCTACCAAATTAACACGTTAGCCACCAACGTGCTGGGTCTGCTGGACGCGCAGACCCAGCAGCTTCGCCACATGGAGTCGTCCATCAACCTCATCGGGCAG ACGGTGGAAATGCATCGTGAGAAAGTTTCCCGCAAAGAAATTGGCATCTTCACGGCAGTGCGCCGCGTCCCCCGCGGGCCCAAGATCTCCACCCCCGCCACACCACCGCAGCCGCGCCCCCCTTACAGCCGCCGACCAATCAGCTACCAGCAGCTGGACCACGTGGGTCACGGCGTCAAG CTGACTGGGAAAGCGGGCGAGAGAGCCGGAAGCATCCGGAAGCCGGGCTCATCCatcag GTCTAGCAAACCTGGAGCAGAAGGCCTCAAGTGTTCAGTGGCGCCCTCTGGTGGCAG CTCCACTTTTGGGAAACCTGTGGCTCCGCCCACCGTGCCTCCCCTCTGGCAAGCTCCACCTGAGAGTGATGTCCTCACCACACTTCTTGATGACGCCCCACCCCTTCCGCCTGATTCCTCGGAGATGCCCGTGGCTCCGCCCGCTCCGTTGGACTCTGCCATGCCGATGGCGCCGCCCTCTCCACCTGATTCCTCAGAGATGCCCATGGCTCCgccccctccacccccacctCCTCTCCCTGATTCCCCAGAGATGCCCATGGCTCCGCCCCCTCTGCTGGATTCTGCAATCGCGATGGCTCCTCCCTCTCCGCCTGATTCCTCCGAGATGCCTGTAGCTCCGCCCTCTCTGCCTGACTCTGTAATGCCTGTGGCTCCGccccctccacctcttcctacCTCAGAGACTCTGACCACTACCATTGTTCTGCCTCTGACTCCACCCCCAGGTCTCGAGACAG TGCTGGAGGAGAGCAGCCTACCACCGCCGTCTCCCCCACCCCCAGACCACGACCACGCCTTTCCTCTGCCATCCAATGACGAGCCAGAGCTTCCGGACCCTCCTCCAACAACCCAGGAAGTAGACG ATCTGGAGCTGCCGGCCCTcccgccgccaccgccacccCCGTCAGATGATTTCACAGCAGCGGAAGATCTCAGTGACGCCCCCCCACATTACCTGGACAAAG TGGTGGTGCTGTACCGCTACGAGGAAGCCAAGCCTGGCGACCTGTCCATGGCGGAGGGTGACGTCGTCTACGTGACTCATCGCCATGACAACGGCTGGTACGAGGGCGTCCTGCGTGGCCAACGGGGGTTCTTCCCCAACAATTACGTCCAGTCCTGTGGCGAGGCTCAAGCTCCGCCACCGTGA
- the dnaaf19 gene encoding dynein axonemal assembly factor 19: MASSQRDVIDFSALEKDLRAGVEAERKYQRENDAKLRAVQQGVGSYQQFRDLVLTSHLTPLHKNEKNARKQAPWNPLVARVTNNANTPVPQEQHTYTPDQQ, translated from the exons ATGGCGTCTTCTCAGCGTGATGTCATCGACTTCTCGGCATTGGAGAAAGATTTACGTGCCGGCGTGGAAGCAGAGCGCAAATATCAACGAGAGAACGATGCCAAGCTGAGGGCCGTCCAGCAAGGTGTCGGCTCGTACCAGCAGTTCAG ggatctGGTCCTAACGAGTCACCTGACGCCGcttcacaaaaatgaaaagaatgcACGCAAGCAGGCCCCCTGGAACCCACTGGTTGCTCGCGTCACAAACAACGCCAACACACCTGTCCCCCAAgaacaacacacatacacacctgaccaacaataa